The Tepidisphaeraceae bacterium sequence GGGCGCCAAGCCTGCACCGGGGTGGGCAGTGCAACCGATGCGCTGGTGTGGTCGGACGGACCACGTCGCATGGATCGCACGGGCGAAGCGGGCTACAGATTGTAGGCCGCGCCGCGTTTGCCTCGCGATGCTCGCAAAAGATTCGCGTTTCGCCTGCGGTCGACTCCGTTCGACCGAGGCGCTGCCGGCGGTTTCTGCCCGGCAGGGCTGAGGCGACCGTGTCCAACGCAACTTGCGTCGCGTCGGGCGTTCACCTCCCGGCCGGGCTCATCAGTCCGGCCGCAAGCTAGCGTGCGATCACGCGGACTTGGCCAGCGGCACCTCCTGCGTCAGCCGGTACAGGGGCTGTCGGGTCGTCCACTTCTTCTCGGTCAGCACGACCTGCGTCGCCAGGCGGTTGCCCGCGTTGACGAGGATCGGTCCGAGCAAATTGCCGGTCAGCCAGTCGCCGACCTTGTTGCAGATGACGAAGACCTGCGCCAGCGCGCTGTCGGTCATCATCAGCTCGGTCGCCGTCTCCTCGCGGATCGGCACGTCGTACTCCTTGAAGAAGACCGTCGGGTCGGCGACGACGAACGCGAGGTTCGGGTCGTCGACGCTCTGCAGCCAGAAGAAGTAGTTGTCGTCGCCCGTCGAGATGAGGGCGAACCGCGAATGGTCGGGAAAGCCCAGGAGGCCGCGGGTGAAGGTCATCACCCGTTCGTCCTCAATGGACAGCAACCCGAATCGCGTCGTCTGAATCTCCATTCGAACTCCATTTCCAGTCGCGGGCCCGTTTGACTTGGGTCGCCCGCAATACCACCCGCGGCTCCACCGCGGAACTCCATGTTCAACTCATCTGCCCGAGCGTCCCTGCCCAGGCCATCCCGATTCCGAAGCCGGAAGGGGGAAGTGGGCAGTCGGAGTGAAAAACTCCAACTGCACACTTCACGCTTCAAACCTCTCGCTTGTTCCCTCTCCCGAAGCATTCGGGAGAGGGACCGGATCACACTCACCAGCTATCCGGCATTTTCTGCATCACTCGGCAACCTTTTCTGCGCCCTACCTGCATTCTCTGCGTTTTCTACGAACACCTCATACACCACTTATCCACACAGCAATCGTCGTGCCAGACTCTCAAACAAAATCACCGCAGGAAATCCAGCAGCGACGTATTCGTCACCTGGCTCGTCGTCTTCATGCTCGCCTCGAGCATCATCTGCATGTTCGTGTACTTCGTGATCGCGGTCGTGTAGTCCGTTTCGTGCAGGTTAGCCAGCAGTGACTGCGTCGCGACGTTCTCGTCGGTAATGCGCGACTCGCGCGCTTCCAGCTCCTGCACGCGGGCCCCGGTGACACCGCGCACGCGGATGACGCGGGCGAGGTCTTCATCAATGCCCTGGGCGGCCCGGGTGATCGCGCCGGCGTCGCTGGCCCGCAGCGCATCCCGCAGCTCGGCCAAATGCGTGAAGACGCCCGTCGACTTCACGGCGTTCACGTCCGCGCCGGTGATCGTGCCACCGCTGGCCGGCGTCGCCAGCAACCCAAGGTCGCCGGCGGCCTGTGAGAAGTTGGCTGGGTCGACTTTGAAGGTCGCGGTGCCGGTGGTCGCGTCCGTCAGCACGATGCCGTTACCACTGGTGGCAAAGCTCGCCATGGCGGTGCCGGCGGCGGTGTTGATCGCGGTGATGGCGTCGTTCACGGTCGTGAGACCGTCGAGGTCGACGGCGAAGGTCGTGCCGTCACGCCGCGTGATGGTCAGGTCGTCCCCTGCCACCGTGCGCACGCCGCGCCCTTCGTTCAGGTCGGCCAGCAATGTCGCGGGCAACATGGTCCGCAGGCCGAGGTCGGCCGCGGTGGTGCCACCGTTCTCGGCGATCGTCATCTGCGTGCCCTGCACGGGGTTCAGCACGTCGATGCCAGTGCCGGCGTCGTTCAGCTTCGCCAGCACTTCCACGCCCGAGCCGTTGATCGCGTTCAACAGATCCTCGACCGTGTTCAGCCCGGCCATCGAGATCGTCGCCGTCGCGACGCCGTTGGCGATCGTGATGCCGCTGGCGCTCACGCCCGCGCCGTTGCGCAGGCTGGCGAGCGGTGTAAGTGGCGTCAGCTTGGCCTGCACGTCGCTACCATCGAGCGAGGCCACCGCCACTGCCTGGCGAATGCCAAGGTCGCGGGCGCTGGTGCCGCCACCCACATCGGTGATGGTGACCGTGCCGGTGCCGGGGGTGAGCGTGATGCTGTTGCCGTCGGCCGAGAGCGACGCGGTGACGTCGGTGGTGCCCGTGACCGCATTGATGCGCGTGATGACGTCACCGACCGTGTCGGCCGTCGTCAAATCGACCGTCGCGTTGCTGCCACCGTTGGCGATCGAGATCACGCCCTTGTACACACCGGTGCCGGTCGCCCCTTCCAGGTCCGCCAGCCGGGTGGCCGCGGTAATGCTGGGGGATAGATCCGCCCCGCCGCGATGGCGTTCGGAGGTGGCGCCGAAGACTTCTTGGGCGCTCACCATGAACGGCAGCACGGTGTTCTCGTCGAACGTGTTCTTCAGCACGTCGTTCGAACCCGCGAACTTCACCCCACCATTGGTGCTGGTCACGAACGGCGACGTGTTCGAGCGATCGCCACCGTAGATGAACGTGCCCTCGAACTGCGTGTTGCCGTAGGTGACGGCCTGGTTGTACAGGTTTTCAATTAGCGCCGCGGCGCTCTGCCGGGCCGCGGGCGTGACGTCTGAGCCGACGTTCTGCGAGGCGATCTGCGTTGCTTGCCGCAGCAGGTCGGTGACCCCATCAAGCGAGGTATCCACGCTCGACAGCGTGTTCTTAGCGGCGCTGATGTTGTCCAGGTAGCCCTGGCGTTTCTCGAGCGTCTTCTGCAGCTGCTGGATGACGGCGCTGTCGCCCGGATCGTCGCTGGGCTTGGTGATGCGGTAGCCGGTCGTCAGCTGGTTCTGCACTTCCAGCAACATCCGCTGCGTCTTCGTCATGCTCGACGTGGCGACGCTCGTGCGTAGCAGGTTGCTGACGCGTGCGAGGTTGGTTGGAAGGACTGCCATTTTGCTACCGACGTTTCACTGTTCAACCTGCGCCTTTCGCGAAAACCGCAAGCGGGCGCAACGCTTCCATCCTCTATTCGACATTTATCGGTCGTGCCCGTGAATCTTTATCGGACGAGGCCCATGACCGTATCCATCAGGTCGTTCACCACGTTGATGAGTCGCGATGCGCCTTGGAAAGCACGCTGCTGTCGCATGAGGTTGATGGCCTCCTCGTCCATGCTGACGCCGCTGAGCGCTTCGCGCTGGTTGAACAGCGTGTCCTGCACCACGTGGGCCGCCTCGGCGTCGCTTTTGGAGGCGGCGGTGAGGACGGAAACGTTGTTCACCATCGCTTGATACGTTTCCTTTAGCGAACCATGCGTAAGCGAGCTCAGCGTTGCGGTTTCGAGGTTGGCGATGGCTAGGGCCGTCTGATTGTCGGCCGGTTCACCGTTCTTAGCCGCAGCGAGCAAGGCGGGATTGGCCTTGATCACGCTGCTCACGCCCATGTCGAACGCACTGCTACCGGTGAAGAACCCGTTGACCCCCAGTGCCGCCAAGGTGCCGCTGGTGTCCTGGCTGAACGAGAACTCGACCGCGCTGCTGGCGGCGCTAACCGCCAGCTTGCCGGCAGTCGTGGAGACGTTCAGGCCGGTAATGCCCGCAAGGTCGGCGGCGAGGCTGTTGAGCGTGGTGTCGTCGGCGTTCAGACCGTCGGCGTCCACCTGCACCAGCGTGCTGGTGGTCAGGCCGGTCGCCTTCTCCTTCACGTGCACCACGAAGCTGCCTGATTTCGGCGTGAACTTCAGATTGGTGCGCGGATCGGTGAGTGCCAGCGCGGGGTCGTCAACGCCGTTGGTCGCGGTGACGGTCGACAGGTTGCTCGTGCCCTGGCCAGAGGCGTGCAGCTTGTTCACCTCGAAGATCATGTTCTTCGCCAGATCGTTGAACCGATCCGTGGTGGCGTCGATCGTGTCGCGCACGCCCGTCAGGCCGCCGATCTGCCCGCCCTTGAAGGCCACGTCGGCGTTGTTGTCGGCGAAGATGATGCTGGTGTTGTGCTTGCCGTCGATCGTCTCCTGCTTGATCGCCAGGCCGCGGTTGGTGTTGCCCACGATCAGCGGTTCAGAACCGACGAAGACGTTGACCGAGCCGTTCGGCTGTTCGATCGACCGGATGTCCATCAGTTCCGACAGCTTCTTGAGCGTGGCGTCGCGCTGGTCGCGCAGCCCGCTACTCTCGCCACCCGTGCCGGCTTCCGAGATGACGATCTGCTTGTTCAGCACCGCGATCTGGTTCGACAGGCCTTGGGCGTCGTTCGTAAGCGCCTTCAGGCGGTCGGCGACGTCGCTGCGGAGGCCTTCGAAGCTGGACTTCAGGTCGACAAATCCGTCGGCCAGAATCTCACCGTTTTGCAGCACGATCTGGCGCAACGCCGCGTCCTGCGGCTTGTTGGCAAGGCTGGACCACGATTTGAAGAACGTGCTCATGGCCGTCGACAGGTCCTGGTCGCCCAGTTCGTTGAAGACGGACTCGACGCGCCCCATCCACAGCTGCGTGGTGTCGGCCGAGTTGCTGTCGCTGATGCTGGCGCGCAGGCGACCTTCGAGGGCGTCGTCGATTTGCCGCCGGATGGAATCCAGCTGCACACCGGTGCCCATGAAGACGCCGGTCTGGATCATCCGATCCTTCGCCGTCGACACGCTGGCGACCTGCCGCGTGTAGTCGGCGTTGCCGGCGTTGGCGATGTTGTTGCCCGTGACCTGCAGCTGCGCCTGGCTTACCGACAGGGCAGAGCGACCAGTGAGTAGGGCTCCGGTGAGGGACATAGGGATTGCCGATTTTCGATTGCCGATTTGCGATGGAAGAGAGGGATAGCCGAGCGACCGGATTGCCCTTCGATCGGCAATCGCAAATCGGCAATTCCCCTACCCGACGGCTTCCATCATCCCGATGCGGGCCGACACGCGCGGCACGCCTTGTTTGGTGTACATGCCACCCTTCTCCATCGCGCCGGCGACGATGCGCACGACCGTGTTCAGGTGGCCCAGAATCGCGCCCGACACGCGGCTGGCGATGTTGGCCTTGTGGCTGATCATCGCGGCCAGGTCCGTCAGTTCCTTCCGCAGCGCCAGCAACTGCGCCTTGCGCAGCGGATGCAGGTCGGCGAGCTTGGCGAGCGTCAACTGCTTCTCGTCCACGCGCGCCAGCTTGGCGATCTGCCCCACCAGCAGTCGCCGGCGGGTGTCGAGCGATGCGATGCGCAGCCGCGAGGCTTCCTGGGCACTCGTGGCGCTTTCCAGCGCTTCCACGTCCAGCTTGCGCATAGCGGCCTGCTGCCGGTCTAAGTTGGCAAGCAGGTTCTTGTGCTCGGCCACCAGTTGCGCCAGCGTGGCTTCCAGATCAACGAACTGCCGTGACATCGGACCTCACGTTTCGGGAATTGCTGCTCGTGTTGGCCTCGGGCGACGCCTCGATCATTCGCGGCGCCGTCAGCGCGTCGGTGGACTCGATCTTCGTCGCGTCGGCGGCGTTCTTCTGCTGTGCATAGGCCTTGGCCGCCTCGATTTTCCGCACGATCGCGTTCACCAGCTTCTTACCGGTGCCGCGGCTCATGTGCTCGGCCATCTTCTGGTCGTACAGCGAGCCGAACGCGTCGCCCCCCTGCCCACCGGAGAACAGTTCCGACTTGAACGGGTTGTCGCGCGCCTGCTTCAACAGCGTGCCGTAGAAACTGGCGGCCACCCACTTTTCTGTCTGGTCGACAATTTGTTCGTGCTGCGTGCCCTTGGGCTTGGTCATCTGCCCGCGGAAGAGGGTGTCGGTGAGGCCGGCCTTCTGAGGTTGTTTTGGGGTAATGGTCATTGTTCTTCCGTCTGGTTCCCTCTCCCGGTACTCCGGGAGAGGGTTAGGGTGAGGGTGATTCGAATTACGAGAATCGTCAGCAGTTCGAAGTCACCCTCACCTAGCCTCTCCCGGGGTACCGGGAGAGGGACCGGAGAGCTCATTCCACGATCAACTTCGCGTGCAGCTTGCCGGTCTTAAACAGTTCCTTCACGATCGTGATGCGGTCCTCTGCGGGCACCTTGATCTTGTCGAGCGTGTCGACCAGATCCTGCAGCTTGGCGCCACCGGTGTTAGTCGTGTCCAAGGCCACCGCATCCCGCGTGTTCAGAATGGGCGTTCGCGGCGTCGCAACCGGCGTGGGGGAGATCGTGCTGATCGTCAGCCCCTTGTGGCTGATGACGACCGGGCTGATCTCGACGTCGCCGGTGATGATCAGCGTGCCGGTGCGGTCGTTGATCTGCACGCGCGCCTCGGTCGGCAGCAGCGGCACGGGCAGGCGCTGCACGCGGCTGATGAAGCTGTCCGGCCGCTCGCGCTCGATCTCGGGGAT is a genomic window containing:
- the fliW gene encoding flagellar assembly protein FliW, whose amino-acid sequence is MEIQTTRFGLLSIEDERVMTFTRGLLGFPDHSRFALISTGDDNYFFWLQSVDDPNLAFVVADPTVFFKEYDVPIREETATELMMTDSALAQVFVICNKVGDWLTGNLLGPILVNAGNRLATQVVLTEKKWTTRQPLYRLTQEVPLAKSA
- a CDS encoding flagellin hook IN motif-containing protein; the encoded protein is MAVLPTNLARVSNLLRTSVATSSMTKTQRMLLEVQNQLTTGYRITKPSDDPGDSAVIQQLQKTLEKRQGYLDNISAAKNTLSSVDTSLDGVTDLLRQATQIASQNVGSDVTPAARQSAAALIENLYNQAVTYGNTQFEGTFIYGGDRSNTSPFVTSTNGGVKFAGSNDVLKNTFDENTVLPFMVSAQEVFGATSERHRGGADLSPSITAATRLADLEGATGTGVYKGVISIANGGSNATVDLTTADTVGDVITRINAVTGTTDVTASLSADGNSITLTPGTGTVTITDVGGGTSARDLGIRQAVAVASLDGSDVQAKLTPLTPLASLRNGAGVSASGITIANGVATATISMAGLNTVEDLLNAINGSGVEVLAKLNDAGTGIDVLNPVQGTQMTIAENGGTTAADLGLRTMLPATLLADLNEGRGVRTVAGDDLTITRRDGTTFAVDLDGLTTVNDAITAINTAAGTAMASFATSGNGIVLTDATTGTATFKVDPANFSQAAGDLGLLATPASGGTITGADVNAVKSTGVFTHLAELRDALRASDAGAITRAAQGIDEDLARVIRVRGVTGARVQELEARESRITDENVATQSLLANLHETDYTTAITKYTNMQMMLEASMKTTSQVTNTSLLDFLR
- the flgK gene encoding flagellar hook-associated protein FlgK; the encoded protein is MSLTGALLTGRSALSVSQAQLQVTGNNIANAGNADYTRQVASVSTAKDRMIQTGVFMGTGVQLDSIRRQIDDALEGRLRASISDSNSADTTQLWMGRVESVFNELGDQDLSTAMSTFFKSWSSLANKPQDAALRQIVLQNGEILADGFVDLKSSFEGLRSDVADRLKALTNDAQGLSNQIAVLNKQIVISEAGTGGESSGLRDQRDATLKKLSELMDIRSIEQPNGSVNVFVGSEPLIVGNTNRGLAIKQETIDGKHNTSIIFADNNADVAFKGGQIGGLTGVRDTIDATTDRFNDLAKNMIFEVNKLHASGQGTSNLSTVTATNGVDDPALALTDPRTNLKFTPKSGSFVVHVKEKATGLTTSTLVQVDADGLNADDTTLNSLAADLAGITGLNVSTTAGKLAVSAASSAVEFSFSQDTSGTLAALGVNGFFTGSSAFDMGVSSVIKANPALLAAAKNGEPADNQTALAIANLETATLSSLTHGSLKETYQAMVNNVSVLTAASKSDAEAAHVVQDTLFNQREALSGVSMDEEAINLMRQQRAFQGASRLINVVNDLMDTVMGLVR
- the flgN gene encoding flagellar export chaperone FlgN, yielding MSRQFVDLEATLAQLVAEHKNLLANLDRQQAAMRKLDVEALESATSAQEASRLRIASLDTRRRLLVGQIAKLARVDEKQLTLAKLADLHPLRKAQLLALRKELTDLAAMISHKANIASRVSGAILGHLNTVVRIVAGAMEKGGMYTKQGVPRVSARIGMMEAVG
- a CDS encoding rod-binding protein, with the protein product MTITPKQPQKAGLTDTLFRGQMTKPKGTQHEQIVDQTEKWVAASFYGTLLKQARDNPFKSELFSGGQGGDAFGSLYDQKMAEHMSRGTGKKLVNAIVRKIEAAKAYAQQKNAADATKIESTDALTAPRMIEASPEANTSSNSRNVRSDVTAVR